The following coding sequences are from one Candidatus Eisenbacteria bacterium window:
- a CDS encoding peptidyl-prolyl cis-trans isomerase → MLRRVLLAGLLTVLIVGFAAAEGDKTLTQAKEPAPQAPAKGGPVVLLGTSMGNIKIELFDKKAPKTVKNFLKYVNDGYFANTIFHRVMPGFVIQGGGFTAEMVEKTATYPAIPLESQAGLANARGTLAMARTSQPNSATCQFFINLNDNNRLDYKAEVGSPNGYAVFGRVIEGMDVVDRIAAVPTQSAGQHLNVPIEAVLIKSAKELP, encoded by the coding sequence ATGCTGAGAAGAGTCCTGCTGGCGGGACTTCTGACGGTATTGATCGTGGGATTCGCGGCGGCGGAGGGGGACAAGACCCTGACGCAGGCCAAGGAACCGGCGCCGCAGGCGCCTGCAAAGGGGGGGCCCGTGGTTCTTCTCGGGACCTCGATGGGGAACATCAAGATCGAGCTCTTTGACAAGAAGGCGCCGAAGACTGTCAAGAACTTCCTCAAGTACGTGAACGACGGCTACTTTGCGAACACCATCTTCCATCGCGTCATGCCGGGCTTCGTCATCCAGGGTGGAGGGTTCACGGCGGAGATGGTCGAGAAGACCGCGACCTACCCGGCGATCCCGCTCGAGTCTCAGGCCGGTCTAGCGAACGCCCGAGGGACTCTGGCGATGGCCAGAACAAGCCAGCCGAATTCCGCCACATGCCAGTTCTTCATCAACCTGAACGACAACAATCGCCTCGACTACAAAGCCGAGGTTGGCAGTCCGAACGGATACGCCGTCTTTGGAAGGGTGATCGAGGGGATGGACGTGGTGGACAGGATCGCCGCCGTCCCGACGCAGAGTGCCGGGCAGCACCTCAATGTCCCGATCGAGGCGGTTCTCATCAAGAGCGCCAAGGAGCTGCCCTGA